Proteins encoded by one window of Magnetospirillum sp. WYHS-4:
- the aprB gene encoding adenylyl-sulfate reductase subunit beta: MPTFVHTEKCDGCKGGQVTACMYICPNNLMKLDTERMKAFNQEPDQCWECQCCVKACPQQAIEVRAYQDVVPMGGACIPLRTDTAIMWTIKFRDGEVKRFKFPVRTTPVGSIDPYGNKPAPGSLDDNLLFTETGKTLPTP; the protein is encoded by the coding sequence ATGCCCACCTTCGTGCACACCGAGAAGTGCGATGGCTGCAAGGGCGGTCAGGTGACCGCTTGCATGTACATCTGCCCGAACAACCTCATGAAGCTCGATACCGAGCGCATGAAGGCCTTCAATCAGGAGCCCGACCAGTGCTGGGAATGCCAGTGCTGCGTGAAGGCTTGCCCGCAGCAGGCCATCGAGGTTCGCGCCTACCAGGACGTGGTGCCGATGGGCGGCGCCTGCATCCCGCTGCGTACCGATACCGCCATCATGTGGACCATCAAGTTCCGCGACGGTGAAGTGAAGCGCTTCAAGTTCCCGGTCCGCACCACGCCGGTCGGTTCCATCGACCCGTACGGCAACAAGCCGGCACCCGGCAGCCTGGACGACAACCTGCTGTTCACCGAGACCGGCAAGACCCTGCCGACTCCCTGA
- a CDS encoding response regulator has product MAKLPEYVLTRLRFMVIDDDPHMRSMVINILRSFGVREIEEAEDGESAFERLKDFSPDIVFCDWQMGPMDGLAFTRRIRGNADSSGAFVPLIMITAHTEVGRVCTARDSGITEFLAKPISATTLYARICAVINRPRPFIRAKSFVGPDRRRRRDPYQAGKARRQEDQVAVKESGVDVSQDDIDKMLAGL; this is encoded by the coding sequence ATGGCGAAGCTGCCCGAGTATGTCCTGACGCGCCTGCGTTTCATGGTCATCGACGACGACCCGCACATGCGGTCCATGGTCATTAACATTTTGCGTTCCTTCGGCGTTCGCGAGATCGAGGAGGCCGAGGACGGCGAAAGCGCGTTCGAGCGGCTCAAGGATTTCTCTCCCGATATCGTGTTCTGCGACTGGCAGATGGGGCCCATGGACGGGCTGGCCTTCACGCGGCGAATTCGGGGCAACGCGGATAGCTCGGGCGCCTTCGTGCCGCTGATCATGATCACCGCCCATACCGAAGTGGGCAGAGTATGCACGGCTCGCGATTCAGGAATTACGGAATTCCTCGCCAAGCCGATATCGGCCACCACGCTCTATGCCCGAATCTGTGCCGTGATCAACCGGCCGCGCCCCTTCATTCGGGCCAAATCCTTCGTCGGTCCCGACCGACGGCGGCGGCGCGATCCTTACCAGGCCGGCAAGGCCCGCCGGCAGGAGGACCAAGTCGCCGTCAAGGAAAGCGGCGTCGATGTATCGCAGGACGATATCGACAAGATGCTGGCCGGCTTATAG
- a CDS encoding nucleotide pyrophosphohydrolase has product MPETIAHLTRRLVEFREERDWAQFHSLKNLLMSLTIESAELLELAQWKEDGALEADLHRPEVKARLEEEVADVFLYLLLVCERAGIDLARAAERKIDLNAAKYPAHKARGSARKYTEL; this is encoded by the coding sequence ATGCCCGAGACCATCGCCCATTTGACGCGCCGCCTGGTGGAATTCCGCGAAGAGCGGGACTGGGCCCAGTTCCACAGCCTGAAGAACCTGCTGATGTCGCTGACCATCGAATCGGCCGAGCTTCTGGAACTGGCGCAATGGAAGGAAGACGGCGCCCTGGAGGCCGACCTGCACCGTCCCGAGGTCAAGGCCCGCCTCGAGGAAGAGGTGGCGGATGTCTTTCTCTATTTGCTGCTGGTCTGCGAGCGGGCAGGCATCGACCTCGCCCGGGCGGCGGAACGCAAGATCGACCTCAACGCCGCCAAGTACCCGGCCCACAAGGCGCGAGGTTCGGCGCGGAAGTACACCGAGCTATAA
- a CDS encoding molecular chaperone TorD family protein, whose product MGAERSPESRQRAEAYWFLASLFAGPPEANQLVRLTALDVQSDGPAGEIVATLRSESPAELADRLAVEHIRLFGGLREGYGPPPPYESLWREGRMMGEAAAAAMRAYGEAGFQPEGRWGPPDHLAEELRFVAALANGEGDAREAGRKDEAWWARERQADFVERHLMGWVPDYCRALESQAREPLYQALARITVETVAGDARYLREDGLD is encoded by the coding sequence ATGGGGGCGGAACGGTCCCCGGAAAGCCGGCAGCGGGCCGAGGCCTACTGGTTCCTGGCCTCCCTGTTCGCCGGCCCGCCGGAAGCCAACCAACTGGTCCGGCTGACGGCCCTGGACGTCCAGTCGGATGGACCGGCCGGCGAAATCGTCGCTACCTTACGGAGCGAGTCCCCAGCCGAATTGGCGGATCGCTTGGCGGTCGAGCACATCCGGCTGTTCGGAGGTCTGCGCGAGGGGTATGGCCCCCCGCCCCCGTATGAATCCCTGTGGCGCGAAGGGCGCATGATGGGCGAGGCCGCCGCCGCCGCCATGCGGGCCTATGGGGAGGCCGGCTTCCAGCCCGAGGGGCGCTGGGGTCCGCCGGACCATCTGGCCGAGGAACTGCGCTTCGTCGCCGCTCTGGCCAATGGCGAGGGCGATGCCCGGGAGGCAGGGCGGAAGGACGAGGCTTGGTGGGCGCGGGAACGTCAGGCCGATTTCGTCGAACGCCACCTGATGGGCTGGGTTCCCGATTATTGCCGCGCCCTGGAAAGCCAAGCGAGGGAGCCGCTGTACCAGGCACTCGCCAGGATCACCGTGGAAACCGTGGCGGGAGACGCCCGTTATCTGCGCGAGGATGGCCTCGACTGA
- a CDS encoding FkbM family methyltransferase, with protein MNKAPAAEASVAIRRGRHGHFMYLRGDAYVGRSLELYGEYSEDEVLLFRQFVKPGAVVVEAGANIGALTIPLARLAGPTGRVVAIEPQRALFNVLCGNLALNGLLNVVPLRAAAGRVAGQTILPVFPYHGKGNYGGVSVGDIQGAEAREAIAVIALDDLKLPRLDLLKIDVEGSESEVLVGTAETIRRLRPALYVENDRREKSAALIALLQEMDYALWWHLPPLFRVDNFHRNPDNIFGVIVSINLLALPREKGPSVQGLRPVAGAEDWWRVPETIEPSAPTPKKRKRKK; from the coding sequence ATGAACAAGGCCCCCGCCGCCGAAGCCTCCGTCGCCATTCGCCGGGGCCGGCATGGTCATTTCATGTATCTCCGCGGCGATGCCTATGTTGGGCGCAGCCTGGAACTCTACGGCGAATATTCCGAGGATGAGGTCCTGCTGTTTCGCCAGTTCGTCAAGCCCGGCGCCGTGGTGGTCGAAGCGGGCGCCAACATCGGCGCCCTTACGATCCCCCTGGCCCGCTTGGCGGGGCCCACCGGAAGGGTGGTGGCGATCGAGCCCCAACGTGCCCTGTTCAACGTCCTTTGCGGTAATCTGGCCCTCAACGGCCTGCTCAACGTCGTGCCCCTGCGCGCCGCCGCCGGCCGTGTCGCCGGCCAGACGATTCTTCCCGTCTTTCCCTACCACGGAAAGGGTAATTACGGCGGGGTTTCGGTGGGCGATATCCAGGGCGCCGAAGCCAGGGAGGCCATTGCCGTAATCGCTCTCGACGACCTCAAGCTGCCCAGACTCGACCTGCTCAAGATCGACGTTGAAGGCAGCGAGTCGGAGGTCCTTGTCGGGACTGCCGAGACCATCCGCCGCCTGCGCCCCGCCCTGTACGTCGAAAACGACCGTCGCGAGAAGTCGGCGGCCCTCATCGCCCTCTTGCAAGAGATGGACTACGCCCTCTGGTGGCATCTGCCCCCCCTGTTCCGGGTCGACAATTTCCACCGCAATCCGGACAACATTTTCGGCGTCATCGTATCGATCAACCTACTGGCACTGCCGCGCGAGAAAGGCCCCTCGGTCCAGGGCCTGCGCCCGGTGGCAGGGGCCGAGGACTGGTGGCGCGTCCCGGAAACGATCGAGCCCTCGGCACCGACGCCAAAAAAGAGAAAGAGAAAGAAGTAG
- the aprA gene encoding adenylyl-sulfate reductase subunit alpha codes for MAGTFGDPEIIDVETDILIVGGGMAACGAAFEAKRWAGDDVKITLVDKAAMDRSGAVAMGLSAINTYLGDQDPKDYVRMVSADLMGLTRDDLVFDVGRHVDATVQLFEEWGLPVWKEKGSEGVPLKDGGKPVRSGRWQIMINGESYKPIVAEAAKKALGIENIIERCFIVKYLLDTNEPNRIAGAVGLSVREHKLFVFRANTILNVCGGAVNIFRPRSNGEGNGRTWYPVWNAGSTYAMAAEVGAELTMMENRFVPARFKDGYGPVGAWFLLFKSQATNGAGENYVIKNADMLKEFAPYDTAAVVPTCLRNHAMLKEMKEGRGPILMNTHTAMKKLAETMTPQEIKHLEAEAWEDFLDMCIGQAGVWAGMNIRPEETPSELMPTEPYLLGSHSGCSGIWVSGPTDIAPKEWQWGYNRMTTVKGMFTAGDGVGASGHKFSSGSHTEGRIAGKEMVRFVRDHKGFKPSLKGDIKAIAEEIYLPVRNYFQHKDKTTAEDVNPFYITPAMFQKRLQKYMDEYVAGVSTYYQTNAKMLEIGLQQLTWLKEDSKNLRAKDLHELMRAWENYHRLWAAEAHLRHIMFREETRYPGFYYRTDFPKLDNNNWKCFVNSRHNPDTGEWEMKKIPHIDIVEKFYGGQKH; via the coding sequence ATGGCTGGTACTTTCGGGGATCCCGAAATCATCGACGTCGAAACCGACATCCTGATCGTCGGCGGCGGTATGGCGGCTTGCGGCGCGGCCTTCGAGGCGAAGCGCTGGGCCGGCGACGACGTCAAGATCACCCTGGTCGACAAGGCTGCCATGGACCGCTCCGGCGCGGTCGCCATGGGCCTGTCCGCCATCAACACCTACCTGGGCGACCAGGACCCGAAGGACTACGTCCGCATGGTCAGCGCCGACCTGATGGGTTTGACCCGCGACGACTTGGTCTTCGACGTGGGCCGTCATGTGGATGCCACCGTGCAGCTCTTCGAAGAGTGGGGCCTGCCCGTGTGGAAGGAAAAGGGCAGCGAAGGCGTGCCCCTGAAGGACGGCGGCAAGCCGGTCCGTTCCGGCCGCTGGCAGATCATGATCAACGGCGAAAGCTACAAGCCCATCGTCGCCGAAGCCGCCAAGAAGGCGCTCGGTATCGAGAACATCATCGAGCGTTGCTTCATCGTGAAGTACCTGCTCGACACCAACGAGCCCAACCGCATCGCCGGTGCCGTCGGCCTCAGCGTCCGCGAGCACAAGCTGTTCGTCTTCCGCGCCAACACCATCCTGAACGTCTGCGGCGGCGCGGTGAACATCTTCCGTCCGCGGTCCAACGGCGAAGGCAACGGCCGCACCTGGTACCCGGTGTGGAATGCCGGTTCGACCTACGCCATGGCGGCGGAAGTCGGCGCCGAGCTGACCATGATGGAAAACCGCTTCGTGCCCGCCCGCTTCAAGGACGGTTACGGCCCGGTGGGCGCTTGGTTCCTGCTGTTCAAGTCGCAGGCCACCAACGGCGCGGGCGAGAACTACGTGATCAAGAACGCCGACATGCTGAAGGAGTTCGCTCCCTACGATACGGCCGCCGTGGTCCCGACCTGCCTGCGTAACCACGCCATGCTGAAGGAAATGAAGGAAGGGCGCGGCCCCATCCTCATGAACACCCACACGGCCATGAAGAAGCTGGCCGAGACCATGACCCCGCAGGAAATCAAGCACCTCGAAGCCGAGGCTTGGGAAGACTTCCTGGATATGTGCATCGGTCAGGCCGGCGTGTGGGCCGGTATGAACATCCGTCCGGAAGAGACTCCGTCCGAACTGATGCCGACCGAGCCGTACCTGCTGGGTTCGCACTCCGGTTGCTCCGGCATCTGGGTGTCCGGTCCCACCGACATCGCTCCGAAGGAGTGGCAGTGGGGCTACAACCGCATGACCACCGTCAAGGGCATGTTCACCGCCGGTGACGGCGTGGGCGCTTCCGGCCACAAGTTCTCTTCGGGCTCCCACACCGAAGGCCGCATCGCCGGCAAGGAAATGGTCCGCTTCGTCCGCGACCACAAGGGCTTCAAGCCCTCGCTCAAGGGCGACATCAAGGCCATCGCCGAGGAAATCTACCTGCCTGTGCGCAACTACTTCCAGCACAAGGACAAGACGACCGCCGAGGACGTCAACCCGTTCTACATCACCCCGGCCATGTTCCAGAAGCGTCTGCAGAAGTACATGGACGAGTATGTGGCCGGCGTGTCCACCTACTACCAGACCAATGCGAAGATGCTGGAAATCGGCCTGCAGCAGCTGACTTGGCTGAAGGAAGACTCCAAGAACCTGCGTGCGAAGGACCTGCACGAACTGATGCGCGCCTGGGAGAACTACCACCGCCTGTGGGCGGCGGAAGCTCACCTGCGCCACATCATGTTCCGCGAGGAAACCCGGTATCCGGGCTTCTACTATCGCACCGACTTCCCGAAGCTGGACAACAACAACTGGAAGTGCTTCGTCAACTCCCGCCACAACCCGGATACGGGCGAGTGGGAGATGAAGAAGATTCCGCACATCGACATCGTCGAGAAGTTCTACGGCGGCCAGAAGCACTAA
- a CDS encoding cytochrome b/b6 domain-containing protein gives MSHRIFILPLWIRLWHWTNALLIITLTVTGASLHFADPTLPLVPFATAARVHDVAGLSLAGLYGFFVIANIVSGNWWQYVPKPGGFVERCARQTRFYLFGIFKGEVHPYPPTKEANFNSLQQIVYWIIMYFFMPLLVLTGLIFQWPDLAPKRIFGMDGLVPVAVLHYLVGIVIVSFMVAHIYLGTTGVKVTSLFKMMITGWHEE, from the coding sequence ATGAGCCATCGCATCTTCATCCTGCCGCTGTGGATCCGGCTTTGGCACTGGACCAATGCCCTGCTGATCATCACCCTGACGGTCACCGGGGCCAGCCTCCACTTCGCCGATCCCACACTTCCGCTGGTTCCCTTCGCCACGGCGGCGCGGGTCCATGACGTCGCCGGATTGTCCCTGGCCGGCCTATACGGCTTCTTCGTGATCGCCAACATCGTCAGCGGCAACTGGTGGCAGTACGTTCCCAAGCCCGGAGGGTTCGTGGAACGCTGCGCCCGCCAGACCCGGTTCTACCTGTTCGGCATCTTCAAGGGCGAGGTCCACCCATATCCGCCGACCAAGGAGGCGAACTTCAATTCGCTGCAGCAGATCGTCTACTGGATCATCATGTATTTCTTCATGCCGCTGCTGGTGCTGACGGGGCTCATCTTCCAGTGGCCCGACCTGGCCCCGAAGCGCATCTTCGGCATGGATGGCCTGGTGCCGGTGGCGGTGCTTCACTACTTGGTCGGCATCGTCATCGTCAGTTTTATGGTCGCCCACATCTACCTGGGTACCACCGGCGTCAAGGTCACCAGCCTGTTCAAGATGATGATCACCGGCTGGCACGAGGAATAG
- a CDS encoding toxin-antitoxin system HicB family antitoxin, with protein sequence MHPSRRSDKRKVFIRSAGRHGFASLANEKGRTEPTVVALLGHSTGSVTRRYIATVELDEEAGLFHGEVVNTRDVLTFQGRTIIELKTAFADTIADYREWCRERGKEPEKPYSGSFTVRIGPELHRRIADAAARKGKSLNGFVAETLEHVA encoded by the coding sequence ATGCATCCTTCCCGCCGATCCGACAAACGGAAGGTATTCATTAGATCAGCCGGGCGGCATGGCTTTGCCTCGCTTGCGAATGAAAAGGGCCGTACCGAGCCCACCGTCGTCGCCCTGTTGGGCCATTCCACCGGCAGCGTGACGCGGCGCTATATCGCCACGGTCGAATTGGACGAAGAGGCCGGGTTGTTCCACGGGGAGGTGGTCAACACCCGTGACGTGTTGACCTTTCAGGGACGAACCATCATTGAACTGAAAACTGCCTTTGCCGACACTATCGCGGACTATAGGGAGTGGTGCCGGGAAAGGGGGAAGGAGCCGGAGAAGCCGTATTCGGGAAGCTTCACGGTGCGGATTGGCCCGGAGCTACATCGCCGCATCGCCGATGCAGCGGCACGGAAGGGAAAGAGCCTCAACGGCTTCGTCGCCGAGACCCTTGAGCATGTCGCCTGA
- a CDS encoding FecR family protein: MALGLGRWELTDDEPAPQALAIDPSGRVRLPADRPPALAAYSREEGNLVLTWRDGSALSVAGFFMAAEPPDLQGDDGCRVPGSLARHLGDPQPTAGESVAKVALTGGETFIHRAGKSEAAGPGSVLMAGDILDTGEAAVLALLLRKGGVVVLGEASRLALYVVDGSTLSMLKGNMVFQTTADPGLSVDTPVATLRLQGLRCGLDLPDGRNLTAVHMGGKGEASIVNGRGTRALKAPGTFTTVTSFGLEASSVGVMEKDDANHLFEAPLGAMGMLEGAAKSAPQGPAGEAKEPLRQALGTVAEAVKGNVAPKSGPEVEPAKPEHSAVESPKAVIKAAISAKPAPQPAPKPAPQPAPKPAPPPVQGPVPVAGSLGPAPRREIRYFLAPDMETARRGGIGIDFLYGGAPDERLGSGLPDGTVVRGRSRREGDG, from the coding sequence ATGGCCCTGGGGCTGGGACGCTGGGAGTTGACCGACGACGAGCCGGCGCCGCAGGCGCTGGCCATCGACCCGTCGGGACGGGTGCGCCTGCCGGCGGATCGGCCGCCGGCCCTGGCCGCCTATTCTCGCGAGGAAGGCAATTTGGTGCTGACTTGGCGGGATGGGAGCGCCTTGTCGGTCGCGGGCTTCTTCATGGCCGCGGAGCCTCCCGACCTGCAGGGCGACGACGGCTGCCGGGTTCCCGGTTCCCTGGCCCGCCATCTGGGAGATCCGCAGCCGACCGCCGGCGAGTCGGTGGCTAAGGTCGCCCTGACCGGTGGCGAGACCTTTATTCATCGCGCCGGAAAGTCGGAGGCGGCCGGGCCTGGTTCGGTGCTGATGGCGGGCGACATCCTGGACACGGGCGAGGCGGCCGTGCTTGCGCTGCTGCTGCGCAAGGGCGGGGTGGTGGTACTGGGGGAGGCTTCGCGGCTCGCCTTGTATGTGGTCGACGGGTCCACCCTATCGATGCTTAAAGGCAACATGGTTTTCCAGACGACGGCGGACCCGGGCTTGAGCGTCGACACCCCGGTCGCGACCCTGCGGCTGCAGGGCTTGCGTTGCGGCCTGGACCTGCCCGACGGCCGCAACCTGACGGCGGTGCACATGGGCGGCAAGGGCGAGGCCTCCATCGTCAATGGACGGGGAACCCGCGCCCTGAAGGCGCCGGGCACCTTTACCACCGTAACCTCCTTTGGTTTGGAGGCTTCGTCGGTCGGCGTCATGGAAAAGGACGATGCCAATCACCTGTTCGAGGCGCCCCTGGGCGCAATGGGGATGTTGGAGGGGGCGGCGAAATCGGCACCTCAGGGGCCGGCGGGCGAGGCCAAGGAACCCCTAAGGCAAGCCTTGGGAACGGTGGCGGAGGCAGTCAAAGGCAACGTCGCACCGAAGTCCGGACCGGAGGTCGAACCCGCCAAGCCGGAACATTCCGCCGTCGAGTCTCCGAAGGCGGTCATCAAGGCGGCCATCAGTGCCAAGCCTGCACCGCAGCCCGCACCCAAGCCGGCACCGCAGCCCGCACCCAAGCCGGCTCCCCCACCGGTTCAAGGCCCTGTTCCTGTGGCAGGTTCGTTGGGGCCCGCGCCTCGGAGGGAGATACGCTACTTCCTGGCTCCCGATATGGAAACGGCGCGGCGGGGGGGGATCGGCATCGATTTTCTCTATGGTGGCGCTCCGGACGAGCGCCTGGGCAGCGGACTGCCGGACGGAACCGTGGTGCGTGGCCGCTCGCGGCGCGAGGGCGACGGCTGA
- a CDS encoding extracellular solute-binding protein, producing the protein MRLFPALLAVLVAAPALAADPAPRHGLAMHGEPKYQAGFAHFDYVDPAAPKGGSVRLGSVGSFDDLNGFIVKGDAADGLGQIYDSLLVSSADEAFTEYGLLAESVEVPEDRSWVVFNLRKEARWHDGRPVTADDVIFTFATLMEKGQPHYRLYYAGVARTEKLGPHKVKFSFKPGENRELPLILGQIEILPKHWWEGRDFSRTTLEPPLGSGPYRIKSVDAGRSVAYERVADYWGKDLPVNKGSHNFDTIRYDYYRDGTVALEAFKAGEFDYRAENSSKDWATGYDVPAVKKGWIKKSEIKHDRPAGMQGFVYNLRRDLFKDRRVREALAYAFDFEWSNKNLFHGQYRRSRSYFDNSELAATGLPSPDEMSILEKFRGRVPDEVFAKAYAPPGTDGSGQIRTNLKEADRLLKEAGWTIKDGVRANAAGKPFEFEILLVSPLFERIALPFVGNLERLGVKARVRTIDSAQYVRRAETFDYDMVVMTWGQSESPGNEQRNYWTAAAADQPGSRNFPGIKDPVVDELVDRLIAAPDRQSLVTRTRALDRVLQWGFYVIPHWHLDYDRMAYWDKFGMPKVTPRRGAQFTTWWIDPAKEKSLEERRKSGQ; encoded by the coding sequence ATGCGCCTGTTCCCCGCTCTGCTGGCCGTCCTGGTGGCCGCCCCGGCCTTAGCCGCCGATCCGGCGCCGCGCCACGGGCTCGCCATGCACGGCGAACCCAAGTACCAGGCCGGCTTCGCCCATTTCGACTATGTCGATCCGGCGGCACCGAAGGGCGGGAGCGTGCGCCTGGGCTCGGTCGGCAGCTTCGACGACCTGAACGGCTTCATCGTCAAGGGCGATGCGGCCGACGGGCTGGGACAGATATACGACTCGCTGCTGGTTTCCTCGGCCGACGAGGCCTTCACCGAATACGGCCTCCTGGCGGAATCGGTCGAGGTTCCCGAGGACCGGTCCTGGGTCGTCTTCAACCTGCGCAAGGAGGCCCGCTGGCACGACGGCCGGCCGGTCACCGCCGATGACGTGATCTTCACCTTCGCCACCTTGATGGAAAAGGGCCAGCCCCACTACCGGCTTTATTACGCCGGCGTCGCCAGGACGGAAAAGCTGGGCCCCCATAAGGTCAAATTCTCCTTCAAGCCGGGCGAAAACCGGGAACTTCCCCTCATCCTGGGCCAGATCGAGATCCTGCCCAAGCACTGGTGGGAAGGGCGGGACTTTTCCAGGACGACGCTGGAACCACCTTTGGGCAGCGGGCCCTATCGCATCAAATCGGTCGATGCCGGGCGCTCCGTCGCCTACGAGCGGGTGGCCGACTACTGGGGCAAGGACCTGCCGGTCAACAAGGGCAGCCACAACTTCGATACCATCCGCTACGACTACTACCGCGACGGCACGGTGGCGCTGGAAGCCTTCAAAGCCGGCGAATTCGACTACCGGGCCGAGAACTCATCCAAGGACTGGGCGACCGGCTACGACGTTCCCGCGGTCAAGAAGGGCTGGATCAAGAAGAGCGAAATCAAGCACGACCGCCCCGCCGGCATGCAGGGCTTCGTCTACAACCTGCGCCGCGACCTGTTCAAGGACCGGCGCGTGCGCGAGGCTCTCGCCTACGCCTTCGACTTCGAATGGTCAAACAAGAACCTGTTCCACGGCCAGTACCGCCGCAGCCGCAGTTACTTCGACAATTCGGAGCTGGCCGCCACCGGCCTGCCGTCGCCCGACGAGATGAGTATTCTGGAGAAGTTCCGCGGCCGGGTGCCGGACGAGGTCTTCGCCAAGGCATACGCTCCGCCCGGCACCGACGGCTCCGGCCAGATCCGAACCAACCTGAAGGAAGCCGACCGGTTGCTCAAGGAAGCTGGCTGGACCATCAAGGATGGCGTCCGGGCGAATGCCGCCGGCAAGCCCTTCGAGTTCGAGATCCTGCTGGTCAGCCCGCTGTTCGAACGCATCGCGCTGCCCTTCGTCGGGAACCTGGAACGCCTGGGCGTCAAGGCCCGCGTGCGAACCATCGATTCCGCCCAGTACGTCCGGCGCGCCGAGACCTTCGACTACGACATGGTGGTGATGACCTGGGGCCAGTCGGAATCGCCGGGGAACGAGCAGCGCAACTACTGGACCGCGGCCGCCGCCGACCAGCCGGGCAGCCGAAACTTTCCGGGCATCAAGGACCCGGTGGTCGACGAGTTGGTCGACCGGCTGATCGCCGCCCCGGATCGCCAGTCCCTGGTGACCCGCACGCGGGCCCTGGACCGAGTGCTGCAATGGGGATTCTACGTCATCCCCCATTGGCACCTGGACTACGACCGCATGGCCTACTGGGACAAGTTCGGCATGCCCAAGGTCACGCCCCGGCGCGGTGCCCAGTTCACCACTTGGTGGATCGACCCGGCCAAGGAGAAGTCCCTGGAGGAACGCCGCAAAAGCGGGCAGTGA
- a CDS encoding YkgJ family cysteine cluster protein codes for MTEGYERNYLDREIEVDILDATRVKTQKNPVMPVRLTAADSFCFSCKRENSCWNKCCHGADITLTPYDILRLSRNLGVRPAEFLLEHTFPALWDKADLPVAKLKMAGEDGKGACPFMRENGCSVYEDRPATCRYYPLGLASVKMKGSEEKEDFFFLVKEDHCEGHTKTKELSVSAFREEQGVPHYDDVNRGWIDILMKMASWKVVGGPFGQDLTAQTKKMFFMVSTDVDSFRRFVFGSKFLETYDIDAEALETLKTDDEALVRLGFDWMKNVIFNDPTINLKQEVLQRAIVKARQDMGAC; via the coding sequence ATGACCGAAGGCTACGAACGGAACTACCTCGACCGCGAGATCGAGGTCGATATCCTCGATGCCACGCGCGTCAAGACACAGAAGAACCCGGTGATGCCGGTCCGCCTCACGGCCGCGGATTCCTTCTGCTTTTCCTGCAAGCGCGAAAATTCCTGCTGGAACAAGTGCTGCCATGGCGCCGACATTACGTTGACACCCTACGATATCCTGCGGTTGTCCAGAAACCTGGGTGTCCGTCCGGCCGAGTTTCTGCTCGAACACACCTTTCCGGCGCTCTGGGACAAGGCCGATCTTCCGGTCGCCAAGCTCAAGATGGCCGGTGAGGACGGCAAGGGGGCCTGTCCCTTCATGCGCGAGAACGGCTGTTCCGTTTACGAGGACCGACCCGCCACCTGCCGCTATTATCCGCTGGGCTTGGCCAGCGTGAAAATGAAGGGCAGCGAGGAAAAGGAGGATTTCTTTTTCCTGGTGAAGGAAGACCATTGCGAAGGCCACACCAAAACCAAGGAATTGTCTGTCAGCGCCTTCCGCGAGGAACAGGGCGTTCCCCATTACGACGACGTCAACCGCGGCTGGATCGACATCCTGATGAAGATGGCCTCCTGGAAGGTGGTCGGCGGGCCTTTCGGCCAGGACCTCACGGCCCAGACCAAAAAGATGTTCTTCATGGTATCGACGGACGTCGATTCCTTCCGCCGTTTCGTGTTTGGCAGCAAGTTCCTGGAGACCTACGACATCGACGCGGAGGCGCTCGAAACCCTGAAGACCGACGACGAGGCGCTGGTCCGTCTGGGATTCGACTGGATGAAGAATGTGATTTTTAACGATCCGACGATTAATCTCAAGCAGGAAGTCCTGCAGAGAGCGATCGTCAAGGCCCGTCAAGACATGGGAGCCTGCTGA